One Opitutia bacterium DNA segment encodes these proteins:
- a CDS encoding LacI family DNA-binding transcriptional regulator: MESLNQGLIAKRLNVSRTTVSRSLANHPAISADTRAKVLEMAEELGYRQSPGRRARRAQAAIRDVTLGVLIGVPAENVALATFPYLLKGIRECAEVERVKVDIHYQPPGEFDPAATRQPVFRHIRGGDWRGVLLIYPFTEPAVEAIAKKISTVSLLENYDNPLVDTIDTDEDTGMVTLVRQLAAAGHKRIGYLTWHYPVGGHWALQRFGGYVEGLFSLGLEFNPSWVLNIHRDSPRLSNPQLCDAVMRHARESGVTAWVCAADHQAYQLMADLQVRGIRVPEDISITGFDGLEPPPHLRRVASMQVPHEDIGIAGISRLLNRIVHPNSPRRKILVEAKLVEGQSIAPPRRA; encoded by the coding sequence ATGGAGTCTCTGAATCAAGGTCTGATCGCCAAACGGCTGAACGTCTCGCGCACCACGGTCTCGCGCAGCTTGGCCAATCATCCCGCGATCAGCGCCGACACCCGGGCCAAGGTTCTCGAGATGGCGGAGGAGCTCGGTTATCGCCAGTCGCCCGGACGCCGCGCGCGTCGCGCGCAGGCGGCGATCCGCGACGTGACGCTCGGCGTGTTGATCGGCGTGCCGGCGGAGAACGTCGCACTGGCCACTTTTCCGTATCTGCTGAAAGGCATCCGCGAGTGCGCGGAGGTCGAGCGGGTGAAGGTCGACATCCATTATCAGCCGCCCGGCGAATTCGATCCCGCCGCGACCCGCCAACCCGTTTTTCGCCACATTCGCGGCGGCGACTGGCGCGGCGTGCTGCTGATTTATCCCTTCACCGAGCCGGCGGTCGAAGCGATCGCGAAGAAAATCTCCACCGTCTCGCTCCTCGAAAACTACGACAATCCCCTCGTCGACACGATCGATACCGATGAGGACACGGGCATGGTGACGCTCGTGCGTCAGCTCGCGGCGGCCGGGCACAAGCGCATCGGCTACCTCACGTGGCACTATCCGGTCGGCGGGCATTGGGCGCTGCAGCGCTTCGGTGGCTACGTCGAGGGACTCTTCAGCCTCGGCCTTGAGTTCAATCCGTCGTGGGTGCTCAACATCCACCGCGACTCCCCTCGCCTCTCCAACCCCCAGCTCTGCGACGCCGTGATGCGGCATGCGCGCGAGAGTGGCGTCACCGCGTGGGTCTGTGCCGCCGACCACCAAGCTTATCAACTAATGGCTGATCTCCAGGTGCGCGGCATCCGTGTGCCCGAGGATATTTCCATCACCGGCTTCGACGGCCTCGAGCCGCCGCCGCACCTCCGCCGCGTCGCTTCCATGCAAGTGCCGCACGAGGACATCGGCATCGCCGGCATCTCCCGCCTCCTCAACCGCATCGTCCATCCCAATTCTCCGCGTCGAAAAATCCTCGTGGAAGCGAAGCTGGTGGAAGGCCAGTCCATCGCCCCGCCCCGACGCGCCTGA
- a CDS encoding TonB-dependent receptor plug domain-containing protein, which yields MHPKLNPIRDVGFKSCLAALLIASAPSFAQAQAAATDNTAAPAAKKTEDEAVVLSPFTVTTDKDNGYKATNTTSGTRLNTPIKDLPMPIEVITEKFIRDTGSKDLRETLRYSAGIQLQSQNDWGTTQGWAATTPGRINNPEGSTATADQSRVKIRGFLTEASLRDGFRRQNSTDSVNLARVEVIRGPSSLLYGVGNFGGVVNYLVKQPSKKSGGEVSFEYGSYNLMRGTIDYTGPVSDTVDYRLTAAYQRTDDYTDYKKENHYFVAPIVTWQPFKDTKITFDTEFGKQNRSGIGFQNIRAVPTGFVNSSDGYNGGFLTPAGRNPKEFRWSGPDTFNDSKAWNVLFKLEQKLAENLYFNVGYNNSKFSYDQLDVSASLQTPGTSTPAWAIANIVYVPLVTGQSGIPTGPQPATIGYQWNASTEDDKHEQIRADLTYKLDLFETSKWFKMENTFLAGLNYTSESYENVIRGTPYNRNMFKSPADSSPFKAGKQADGSADHAMVDLFHQIQKTKDSALYAVYQGKLLDEWVTLIAGVRKDRSWNKFWHYNPQWGAGNVGHNQGYDEKPVEQYGEPSKDTTYQYGIDVRLTRSGSLSLYAMKAESSLPNYDGAKDFNGNVIKAALGEDKEIGLKFDLFNGRVSGTISKFQITRTRVGIGNPGGIWWAPTASGTSYFKPDKNIVYQVNDLNPTNNGWNAAVVASTAQWNAAVAAGSVYQATNSAGNTNWYVNASSTTGAALMDAVFANAISTNSTGWWGWIYSFDNLTNNATVDYNGASPPGPTGGRSVPLGSDRSEGWDAQVLLSPTDNLQIALSYSTIEKTVLNASAWAKYPYPQDRWAIWYAPIDWADGGTAASKRFTDPTDTSTHISFGNGLTLDDTPKSQSSAWVNYQFPKASAFKGFSLGAGVVHTGSGVIYPTYFSQPKDSKGNVIFLNSKAKTVWNGMARYEFKMRGHDASLQLNIDNLTNNTDYYGFIAQAPRRFSLTYSQKL from the coding sequence ATGCACCCCAAGCTGAACCCAATCCGCGACGTCGGATTCAAATCGTGTTTGGCCGCGCTGCTGATCGCTTCGGCCCCGAGCTTTGCTCAGGCCCAAGCGGCGGCGACGGACAACACCGCGGCTCCCGCCGCCAAGAAGACCGAAGACGAAGCCGTCGTCCTCTCTCCGTTCACCGTCACGACGGACAAGGATAATGGCTACAAAGCCACCAACACCACTTCCGGCACGCGCCTGAACACTCCGATCAAGGACCTCCCGATGCCCATCGAGGTGATCACGGAGAAATTCATCCGCGACACCGGCTCGAAGGACCTGCGCGAAACGCTCCGCTACAGCGCCGGCATCCAGCTGCAGTCGCAAAACGACTGGGGCACCACGCAGGGCTGGGCCGCGACGACGCCCGGCCGCATCAACAATCCCGAAGGCAGCACCGCCACCGCCGACCAATCGCGCGTGAAGATCCGCGGCTTCCTCACTGAAGCCTCGCTGCGCGACGGCTTCCGCCGCCAGAACTCCACCGACTCGGTCAATCTCGCCCGCGTCGAAGTCATCCGCGGCCCGTCCTCGCTCCTTTACGGCGTCGGTAACTTCGGCGGCGTGGTGAACTACCTCGTCAAGCAGCCGAGCAAGAAGAGCGGCGGCGAAGTCTCCTTCGAGTATGGCAGCTACAACCTGATGCGCGGCACGATCGACTACACCGGTCCGGTCTCGGACACGGTCGATTACCGCCTCACCGCCGCCTACCAGCGCACCGACGATTACACCGACTACAAGAAAGAGAACCACTACTTCGTCGCGCCGATCGTCACCTGGCAGCCGTTCAAGGACACGAAGATCACCTTCGACACCGAGTTCGGTAAGCAGAACCGCAGCGGCATCGGCTTCCAGAACATCCGCGCCGTGCCGACCGGCTTCGTGAACAGCTCCGACGGCTACAACGGCGGCTTCCTCACGCCCGCCGGCCGCAACCCGAAGGAATTCCGCTGGAGCGGCCCCGACACCTTCAACGACAGCAAGGCCTGGAACGTCCTGTTCAAACTAGAGCAAAAGCTCGCCGAGAACCTCTACTTCAACGTCGGCTACAACAACTCGAAGTTCAGCTACGACCAGCTCGACGTCTCCGCCTCGCTCCAGACGCCCGGCACGTCCACGCCCGCGTGGGCCATCGCCAACATCGTCTACGTTCCGCTCGTCACCGGCCAAAGCGGCATCCCGACCGGTCCCCAGCCGGCCACCATCGGCTACCAATGGAACGCCTCCACCGAGGACGACAAACACGAGCAGATCCGCGCCGACCTCACCTACAAGCTCGACCTCTTCGAGACCTCCAAGTGGTTCAAGATGGAGAACACCTTCCTCGCCGGCCTGAACTACACCAGCGAGAGCTACGAAAACGTCATCCGCGGCACCCCGTATAACCGCAACATGTTCAAGAGCCCGGCCGACAGCTCGCCCTTCAAGGCCGGCAAACAGGCCGACGGTTCCGCAGACCACGCCATGGTCGACCTCTTCCACCAGATCCAGAAGACGAAGGACTCCGCCCTCTACGCCGTCTACCAAGGCAAACTCCTCGACGAGTGGGTCACGCTCATCGCCGGTGTCCGCAAGGATCGCAGCTGGAATAAATTCTGGCACTACAACCCGCAATGGGGCGCCGGCAACGTCGGCCACAATCAGGGCTACGACGAGAAACCCGTCGAGCAATACGGCGAGCCGAGCAAGGACACGACCTACCAATACGGCATCGACGTTCGCCTCACCCGCAGCGGCAGCCTCTCGCTCTACGCGATGAAGGCCGAGTCCAGCCTGCCGAATTACGACGGCGCAAAGGACTTCAACGGCAACGTCATCAAAGCCGCCCTCGGCGAGGATAAGGAAATCGGCCTCAAGTTCGACCTCTTCAACGGCCGAGTCTCCGGCACCATCTCCAAGTTCCAGATCACCCGCACCCGCGTCGGCATCGGCAACCCGGGCGGCATCTGGTGGGCGCCCACCGCTTCCGGCACGTCCTACTTCAAGCCGGACAAGAACATCGTTTATCAGGTCAACGACCTGAATCCGACCAACAACGGCTGGAACGCCGCCGTCGTCGCCTCCACCGCCCAGTGGAATGCCGCTGTCGCCGCCGGCTCCGTCTACCAAGCGACCAACTCCGCCGGTAACACCAACTGGTATGTCAACGCCTCCTCCACGACCGGTGCCGCGCTCATGGACGCCGTGTTCGCCAACGCCATCAGCACCAACTCCACGGGCTGGTGGGGCTGGATCTACAGCTTCGACAACCTGACCAACAACGCGACGGTCGACTACAACGGCGCCTCGCCCCCGGGACCCACCGGCGGCCGCTCCGTCCCGCTCGGCTCCGATCGCTCCGAAGGCTGGGACGCGCAAGTCCTGCTCTCGCCGACCGACAACCTCCAGATCGCGCTGTCGTATTCGACCATCGAAAAGACTGTGCTCAACGCCTCCGCGTGGGCCAAGTATCCTTACCCGCAGGATCGCTGGGCGATCTGGTATGCGCCGATCGATTGGGCTGACGGCGGCACCGCTGCCTCGAAGCGCTTCACCGACCCCACCGACACCTCGACGCACATCTCGTTCGGCAACGGCCTCACGCTCGACGACACTCCGAAGAGCCAGAGCTCCGCTTGGGTGAACTACCAGTTCCCGAAGGCCAGCGCGTTCAAGGGCTTCTCCCTCGGCGCCGGCGTCGTGCACACCGGTTCGGGCGTCATCTACCCGACCTACTTCAGCCAGCCGAAGGAC